GTGCAGGTGGACGAGAAAAACACGACCCGCTACGTGGTGCAGCTGGACCAGGGCGGCCTCACGCTGCCCGACCGCGACTACTACTTCAAAGACGATGCGCGCACGGCCAAGGTGAAAGCCGCGTACCGCACGTATATGACGCAGGTGTTTGGCCTGTTGGGCGATAAGCCTGCCGAAGCTGCCCGCAACGCCGCCGCCGTGGAGCGCATCGAAACGCGCTTGGCCAAGGGCTCGCGTACCCGCGTGGAGCTGCGCGACCCGCAGGCTAACTACAACCAAATGGCCCTGGCCGCCGCCCAAAAGCGCTACCCGGCCCTCGGCCCCACGCGCCTGCTGGCGGCCCAGCAATTGGGTAAGGCCCAAGAGGTAATTGTGGGCCAACCGGCGTTTTTCGATGAGCTGAACGCGGTGCTGAAAACCGAGCCGCTGGCCGACCTCAAGACCTATATGCGCTGGCACTTGGTGCGCTCGGTGGCCCCGGCGCTGCCCGCCGCCTACGCCGACGCGGCCTTCGCCTACAGCCAGGCCCTGACCGGCGCCAAGCAGCAGCCCGCCCGCTGGAAGCGCGTGCAAACCGCTACCGACCAGAACCTGGGCGAAGCCTTCGGGCAGCTGTACGTGGACCAGGCTTTCAGCCCCGCGGCCAAGCAAAAGGCCCTGGAAATGGTGAACAACGTGAAGGCCAGCATGGCCGAGCACATCCAAACCAACACCTGGATGAGCGCGCCCACCAAGGCCGAAGCCCTGAAAAAGCTGGGGGCCCTGCACGTGAAAATCGGCTACCCCGACGTGTGGAAGGACTATTCGAAGCTCGCCATCAGCCGCGCTTCGTACGTGCAAAACCTGCTGGCCGCCCGCGCCTGGGACAGCCGCCAGGAGCTGGCCCACTTTGGGGGCCCCATCGACCGCAACGAGTGGGGCATGACGCCCTCCACCATCAACGCGTACTATAACCCGCCGCTGAACGAAATCGTGTTTCCGGCCGGCTACTTGCAGCCGCCGTTCTTCGACCCCAAGGCCGACGACGCGGTGAACTACGGGGCCATCGGCGGGGTGATGGGCCACGAAATGACCCACGGCTTCGACGACGAGGGCCGCCAGTACGACGCCCAGGGCAACCTGCGCGACTGGTGGACGCCCGCCGACGCGGCCGAGTTCACGAAGCGCGCCGCCCTCGTGGGGCGCCAGTACGACGAATTTTCGCCCCTCGACTCGGTGCACGTGAACGGCAAGCTGACGATGGGCGAAAACCTGGCCGACTTCGCCGGTCTCACCGTCGTGTACGGGGCCCTGGAGAAGCAATTGCAGCAGCGCTACGGCGCGGGGCCCCGGCCCAACTTCGACGGCTTCACGCCCGAGCAGCGCTTTTTCCTGAGCTGGGCGCAGCTGCGGCGCTCCAACATCCGGCC
This genomic stretch from Hymenobacter sp. PAMC 26628 harbors:
- a CDS encoding M13 family metallopeptidase; this encodes MIKAPLRAGLAAAALALAGCARSTPATTAVAPPAASPTTAPAAPDPKGVGLDVADLDRTVEACDNFYQFSGGNWLKNNPLPDYASRWGPRNLLGERTQKLLRQILEDAAANRGAAPGSNAQKVGDFYAAAMDTAAIERAGLGPLRPELARIGALRDRAQLPALIAHAHELQTGVFFRGGVQVDEKNTTRYVVQLDQGGLTLPDRDYYFKDDARTAKVKAAYRTYMTQVFGLLGDKPAEAARNAAAVERIETRLAKGSRTRVELRDPQANYNQMALAAAQKRYPALGPTRLLAAQQLGKAQEVIVGQPAFFDELNAVLKTEPLADLKTYMRWHLVRSVAPALPAAYADAAFAYSQALTGAKQQPARWKRVQTATDQNLGEAFGQLYVDQAFSPAAKQKALEMVNNVKASMAEHIQTNTWMSAPTKAEALKKLGALHVKIGYPDVWKDYSKLAISRASYVQNLLAARAWDSRQELAHFGGPIDRNEWGMTPSTINAYYNPPLNEIVFPAGYLQPPFFDPKADDAVNYGAIGGVMGHEMTHGFDDEGRQYDAQGNLRDWWTPADAAEFTKRAALVGRQYDEFSPLDSVHVNGKLTMGENLADFAGLTVVYGALEKQLQQRYGAGPRPNFDGFTPEQRFFLSWAQLRRSNIRPEALRQQILTDPHSPDQYRTIGPIMNMPQFQAAFGCKEGSKMTRTTADRAVIW